A single genomic interval of Oceanithermus profundus DSM 14977 harbors:
- a CDS encoding polysaccharide biosynthesis tyrosine autokinase, giving the protein MNETVSREFEDEISLSDLFELLRKYALLVLLAAVFATALAFVVSAREPKVYRATAKVIVSFESTARAASEVVIEPPPLDLSTYQEVARSPEVLEQALGRPLDPETLARVTQRYRIDTMEGRRSGVLLLRVEAEAPDRAAAAANRWAEALLAWEQERALGTIQRQKKALSAQLAALEGELANLDPKSERYLSLALLKAQIQQKYDQLEVLEAGTQPRLHLLEPARPPAESVRPRPLLNAALAGTLTAFLAVFLAFFKEAVSPYLRDPEEAARLSGLPVLAEFPRMPPRPGVELPHETALFLKTGLKPSLLADDPSIVLVTSTVEGEGKTSVALALAHALAQEGKPTLLVDADLRVPALQERLRLPQGPGLLQALSTLEDTARQIAPNLYAITCSAPPHDPAEILGQHFKGWIRFHSERRAYRYIVIDSAPLLPVVDTLALAPHATALLLVASEGKTSKKNLTTAVGILQNIGVRPTGLVMNRVRNPSTVFVGGYGYGYGNGKRKRRVRA; this is encoded by the coding sequence ATGAACGAAACGGTTTCCCGAGAATTCGAAGACGAAATCAGCCTGTCGGATCTGTTCGAACTTCTTCGCAAATACGCGCTCCTCGTCCTGCTCGCCGCCGTCTTCGCCACCGCCCTGGCCTTCGTCGTCAGCGCCCGCGAGCCCAAGGTCTACCGCGCCACCGCCAAGGTGATCGTCAGCTTCGAGAGCACCGCCCGGGCGGCCTCCGAGGTGGTGATCGAGCCGCCGCCGCTCGACCTGAGCACCTACCAGGAGGTCGCCCGTTCGCCCGAGGTGCTGGAGCAGGCGCTGGGCCGCCCGCTCGACCCCGAGACGCTCGCACGGGTGACCCAGCGCTACCGCATCGACACCATGGAGGGCCGGCGCTCGGGGGTGCTGCTGCTGCGGGTCGAGGCCGAGGCGCCCGACCGCGCCGCCGCGGCCGCCAACCGCTGGGCCGAGGCCCTGCTGGCCTGGGAGCAGGAACGCGCCCTGGGCACGATCCAGCGCCAGAAGAAAGCGCTCAGCGCCCAGCTCGCCGCGCTGGAGGGCGAGCTCGCCAACCTGGACCCGAAGAGCGAACGCTACCTCTCGCTCGCCCTGCTCAAGGCGCAGATCCAGCAAAAGTACGACCAGCTCGAGGTGCTCGAGGCGGGGACCCAGCCGCGCCTGCACCTGCTCGAGCCGGCGCGGCCGCCCGCCGAGAGCGTCCGCCCGCGGCCGCTGCTCAACGCCGCGCTCGCGGGAACGCTGACCGCCTTCCTGGCCGTCTTCCTGGCCTTCTTCAAGGAGGCCGTCTCCCCCTACCTGCGCGACCCCGAGGAGGCCGCCCGCCTGAGCGGCCTGCCGGTCCTCGCCGAGTTCCCGCGGATGCCGCCGCGGCCGGGGGTGGAGCTCCCCCACGAGACCGCGCTCTTCCTCAAGACCGGGCTCAAGCCCTCGCTGCTGGCCGACGATCCCTCCATCGTCCTGGTGACCAGCACCGTGGAGGGCGAGGGCAAGACCTCGGTGGCCCTGGCGCTGGCGCACGCGCTGGCCCAGGAGGGCAAGCCCACCCTGCTCGTGGACGCGGACCTGCGCGTGCCCGCGCTCCAGGAGCGGCTGCGCCTGCCCCAGGGGCCGGGGCTGCTGCAGGCGCTCTCCACCCTGGAGGACACCGCCCGCCAGATCGCCCCCAACCTCTACGCGATCACCTGCTCCGCGCCGCCCCACGACCCCGCCGAGATCCTGGGGCAGCACTTCAAGGGCTGGATCCGCTTCCACTCCGAGCGCCGCGCCTACCGCTACATCGTCATCGACAGCGCGCCGCTGCTCCCCGTCGTCGACACCCTGGCGCTCGCCCCCCACGCCACCGCGCTGCTGCTCGTCGCCTCCGAGGGCAAGACCTCCAAGAAGAACCTGACCACCGCCGTAGGGATCCTCCAGAACATCGGGGTGCGGCCCACCGGGCTGGTCATGAACCGCGTCCGCAACCCCAGCACCGTCTTCGTCGGGGGCTACGGTTACGGCTACGGAAACGGGAAGCGGAAGCGGCGCGTCCGCGCTTGA
- a CDS encoding antibiotic biosynthesis monooxygenase family protein has protein sequence MIVRMWHGRVPHEKAAAYRDFLNERAVPDYRGTPGNLGVFVLERPADDAVHFVTLTYWTDLEAIRAFAGEPIERAKYYPEDQDFLLEFEPEVVHYEVVGGAGGVRLEP, from the coding sequence ATGATCGTACGAATGTGGCACGGACGGGTTCCGCACGAAAAGGCCGCGGCCTACCGCGACTTCCTGAACGAGCGGGCGGTGCCCGACTACCGCGGAACCCCGGGGAACCTGGGGGTGTTCGTCCTCGAGCGCCCCGCCGACGACGCGGTGCACTTCGTCACCCTCACCTACTGGACCGACCTGGAGGCCATCCGCGCCTTCGCCGGCGAACCGATCGAGCGGGCCAAGTACTACCCCGAGGACCAGGACTTCCTGCTCGAGTTCGAGCCCGAGGTGGTGCACTACGAGGTGGTGGGCGGCGCCGGGGGCGTGCGGCTCGAGCCCTAG
- a CDS encoding MFS transporter — MPGSLRVFVLFTLAYFLSYFFRSANAVIAPDLTRELGLDAATLGLMTSLFYLAFAAVQLPLGGALDRWGPRWVTPGLMLVGAAGSWVFAASHTVTGLMLGRLLLGVGMAGILMGAYKAFSRWFPAGRFATVAGWLVGFGSAGALASGTPLAWLAEVLGWRNVFLWGGWVIFAVALAIALGVRNTPQGDRLEPGPRAGGLLAVLSSPVFWSMAGMNLFVVGAFLGIQTLWAGPYLYQVHGFDPITVGNLLFVLSFGALVGFLSTGWIADRVGVPPTILALGAGFVTLVGVLAWGAGGLGPAALGVLLFALGYTGTVGVILLAYARLVFPIELTGRATTAVNLFGIGGTFLVQWGMGAVIQRFPRTDGAYPPEAFSAAFGTAAVLGALALAAFALGRRAGRKEEA, encoded by the coding sequence ATGCCCGGTAGTCTGCGCGTCTTCGTGTTGTTTACCCTCGCCTACTTCCTCTCCTACTTCTTCCGTTCCGCCAACGCCGTCATCGCCCCCGACCTGACCCGCGAGCTGGGCCTCGACGCGGCCACGCTGGGGCTGATGACCAGCCTCTTCTACCTGGCCTTCGCCGCGGTGCAGCTGCCGCTCGGCGGGGCGCTGGACCGCTGGGGTCCGCGCTGGGTCACGCCGGGGCTGATGCTCGTGGGGGCGGCGGGGAGCTGGGTCTTCGCGGCCTCGCACACGGTGACGGGGTTGATGCTGGGCCGGCTGCTGCTGGGGGTGGGGATGGCCGGCATCCTCATGGGGGCCTACAAGGCCTTCAGCCGCTGGTTCCCCGCCGGGCGCTTCGCCACCGTGGCGGGCTGGCTGGTGGGGTTCGGGAGCGCCGGGGCGCTGGCCTCGGGCACGCCGCTGGCGTGGCTGGCCGAGGTGCTGGGGTGGCGCAACGTCTTCTTATGGGGCGGCTGGGTCATCTTCGCGGTGGCGCTGGCCATCGCCCTGGGTGTGCGCAACACCCCGCAGGGCGACCGCCTCGAGCCCGGACCGCGCGCGGGCGGCCTGCTGGCGGTGCTCTCGAGCCCCGTCTTCTGGAGCATGGCGGGGATGAACCTCTTCGTGGTGGGCGCCTTCCTGGGCATCCAGACGCTCTGGGCCGGGCCCTACCTCTACCAGGTGCACGGCTTTGACCCCATCACCGTGGGCAACCTGCTCTTCGTGCTCAGCTTCGGCGCCCTCGTGGGCTTTCTCAGCACCGGCTGGATCGCCGACCGCGTGGGCGTGCCGCCGACGATCCTGGCGCTGGGGGCGGGCTTCGTGACCCTCGTGGGGGTGCTCGCCTGGGGGGCGGGAGGCCTGGGACCGGCGGCGCTGGGAGTGCTGCTCTTCGCGCTCGGCTACACCGGGACGGTGGGGGTGATCCTGCTGGCCTACGCGCGGCTCGTCTTTCCCATCGAGCTGACCGGGCGGGCCACGACCGCGGTCAACCTCTTCGGCATCGGCGGCACCTTCCTGGTGCAGTGGGGGATGGGCGCGGTGATCCAGCGCTTTCCGCGCACGGACGGCGCCTACCCGCCCGAGGCCTTCAGCGCCGCCTTCGGGACCGCGGCGGTGCTGGGGGCGCTGGCGCTCGCGGCGTTCGCCCTGGGGCGGCGCGCGGGCCGAAAGGAGGAAGCATGA
- a CDS encoding glucose-1-phosphate thymidylyltransferase, with the protein MKGLILAAGRGTRLRPLTHTRPKPVIRVAGRPIIHYALENLKGAGVHEIGVVVSPDTHDDVRAALNGMTGVEVAYILQERPQGLAHAVSVAREWLEDDPFVLYLGDNLFERGIAPFVRAHAQGGPAAVVALARVEDPRQFGVAEVAGRRILRLVEKPERPPSDLAVAGVYVFDARIHGLIEGLEPSARGEYEITDAIQRLIDGGHEVQGLPIEGWWKDTGRAEDLLDANRLLLAGIEPKNEGRVEESRLIGRVVIEEGATVLRSTVMGPALIAAGSRVEDAFVGPFTAVGPGAEVRGSEVEYSIVADRAVIENVPTRLQECVIGVGARVTSRQGLPRAHRLVLGDESRVEIG; encoded by the coding sequence ATGAAAGGCCTCATCCTCGCCGCAGGCCGGGGCACGCGGCTGCGCCCCCTCACCCACACCCGCCCCAAGCCGGTGATCCGGGTGGCGGGCCGGCCCATCATCCACTACGCCCTCGAGAACCTGAAGGGCGCAGGGGTGCACGAGATCGGCGTCGTCGTCTCCCCCGACACCCACGACGACGTGCGGGCCGCGCTGAACGGCATGACCGGGGTCGAGGTCGCCTACATCCTCCAGGAGCGGCCCCAGGGGCTGGCCCACGCGGTCAGCGTCGCCCGGGAGTGGCTGGAGGACGACCCCTTCGTCCTCTACCTGGGGGACAACCTCTTCGAGCGCGGCATCGCCCCCTTCGTGCGCGCCCACGCCCAGGGCGGCCCTGCGGCGGTGGTGGCGCTGGCGCGGGTAGAGGACCCGCGCCAGTTCGGCGTCGCCGAGGTGGCGGGGCGGCGCATCCTGCGCCTCGTCGAGAAGCCCGAGCGCCCGCCCTCGGACCTGGCGGTGGCCGGCGTCTACGTCTTCGACGCCCGCATCCACGGCCTGATCGAGGGGCTCGAGCCCTCCGCCCGCGGCGAGTACGAGATCACCGACGCCATCCAGCGCCTCATCGACGGCGGCCACGAGGTCCAGGGGTTGCCCATCGAGGGCTGGTGGAAGGACACCGGCCGCGCCGAGGACCTGCTGGACGCCAACCGCCTGCTGCTCGCGGGCATTGAACCGAAAAACGAAGGCCGGGTTGAGGAGAGCCGCCTCATCGGCCGCGTGGTCATCGAAGAAGGGGCGACGGTGCTGCGCTCCACGGTCATGGGCCCCGCCCTGATCGCCGCCGGCAGCCGGGTGGAGGACGCCTTCGTGGGGCCGTTCACGGCGGTGGGGCCGGGGGCGGAGGTGCGCGGCTCCGAGGTGGAGTACTCCATCGTCGCCGATCGCGCGGTGATCGAGAACGTGCCCACGCGCCTGCAGGAGTGCGTGATCGGCGTGGGGGCGCGCGTGACCTCGCGCCAGGGCCTGCCGCGCGCCCACCGGCTGGTGCTGGGGGACGAGTCGCGGGTCGAGATCGGTTAG
- a CDS encoding NAD-dependent epimerase/dehydratase family protein — translation MKVMVTGGAGFIGSHIVDALREKGAEVAVLDDFSSGRRENLPEGVRVYEVDVRDLPGVQAAFADFAPTHVSHQAAQISVAASVKDPLFDASVNVLGGLNVLEAARRVGVRHVVFASTGGAIYGEVPEGKRADESWPARPASPYAAAKAAFEHYLEVYRAQFGLRYAALRYGNVYGPRQDPHGEAGVVAIFARRLLAGEPVRVYARREKGDDGGVRDYVYVGDVVAANLLALEQGLEGVYNVAAGAGRSTREVLSAVARALEAEPEVEWAEVRPGDLERSVLEPARLRALGWEPATPFDQGIRRTVEWFKENDF, via the coding sequence ATGAAAGTCATGGTCACCGGCGGTGCGGGCTTCATCGGCAGCCACATCGTGGACGCCCTGCGGGAAAAGGGCGCGGAGGTGGCGGTGCTGGACGACTTCTCCTCGGGTAGGCGGGAGAACCTGCCGGAGGGGGTGCGGGTCTACGAGGTGGACGTGCGCGACCTGCCGGGGGTGCAGGCGGCCTTCGCGGACTTCGCCCCCACCCACGTCAGCCACCAGGCGGCGCAGATCTCGGTGGCCGCCTCGGTGAAGGACCCTTTGTTCGACGCGAGCGTGAACGTGCTGGGCGGCCTGAACGTGCTCGAGGCCGCCCGCCGGGTCGGCGTGCGGCACGTCGTCTTCGCTTCCACCGGCGGCGCCATCTACGGCGAGGTGCCCGAGGGAAAGCGCGCGGACGAGTCGTGGCCCGCCCGCCCCGCCAGCCCCTACGCGGCCGCCAAGGCGGCGTTCGAGCACTACCTGGAGGTCTACCGCGCCCAGTTCGGCCTGCGCTACGCCGCACTGCGCTACGGCAACGTCTACGGACCGCGCCAGGACCCCCACGGCGAGGCCGGCGTGGTGGCCATCTTCGCCCGGCGCCTGCTCGCCGGGGAGCCCGTGCGGGTCTACGCGCGCAGGGAGAAGGGCGACGACGGCGGCGTGCGCGACTACGTCTACGTCGGGGACGTGGTGGCGGCGAACCTGCTGGCGCTCGAGCAGGGCCTGGAGGGGGTCTACAACGTGGCCGCGGGCGCGGGGCGTTCCACCCGCGAGGTGCTGAGCGCCGTGGCCCGGGCGCTGGAGGCCGAGCCCGAGGTCGAGTGGGCGGAGGTGCGCCCCGGCGACCTGGAGCGCAGCGTGCTCGAGCCCGCGCGCCTGCGCGCTTTGGGCTGGGAGCCGGCGACCCCCTTCGACCAGGGCATCCGGCGCACCGTGGAGTGGTTCAAGGAAAACGATTTCTAA
- the wbaP gene encoding undecaprenyl-phosphate galactose phosphotransferase WbaP codes for MKRLAQELEGINYLRLAKRAAVTPGAVTAVYMTADVLAIALSIAAAVLARGSLGGLDIALYLPLWPVVWLFVMVYTIVGLYPGIGQAPAEELRRLTLASTLVYLVLGVGTFLFKEGEAYSRAVFLGAWALTILFVPLSRALVRNLFARRSWWGKPVVVLGAGDTGKMVVRALNRNPGLGLKPIAALDDDPGKRSAIDDVPVLGGVDLAPLLARELKVRHAIVAMPGVERKKLLNILEGYAGVFPHLVLIPDLFGFSSLWVSAQDLGGVLGLEIRQRLLLTGPRLTKRMVDLVLTLVGGLLVLPLIVLIAILIKLDSRGPVFYFQDRLGKDGRVFKAVKFRSMYGDGETRLARLLEENPHLKEEYEIYHKLRDDPRVTRIGRILRKLSLDELPQLWNVLRGEMSLVGPRAYLPRELPKMNGSERIILKVLPGITGLWQVSGRSEIPFPQRLEIDAYYVRNWSVWLDLYILARTVWVVLFSRGAY; via the coding sequence ATGAAACGGTTAGCGCAGGAACTCGAGGGAATTAACTATCTGAGGCTGGCAAAGCGAGCCGCGGTGACACCAGGCGCCGTTACCGCCGTATACATGACGGCGGATGTGTTGGCCATCGCGTTGTCCATAGCCGCTGCGGTTCTCGCGCGGGGCAGCCTTGGTGGCCTGGATATCGCGCTTTATCTTCCACTATGGCCGGTAGTGTGGCTCTTCGTCATGGTTTATACGATCGTGGGATTGTACCCCGGCATAGGGCAGGCGCCCGCGGAAGAGCTTAGGCGCCTGACGCTGGCGAGTACGTTGGTGTATTTGGTGCTTGGTGTAGGCACGTTTTTGTTCAAAGAGGGCGAGGCTTACTCCCGCGCCGTCTTCTTGGGCGCTTGGGCGTTAACGATTTTGTTCGTGCCGCTCAGCCGCGCCCTCGTTCGTAATCTGTTTGCTCGGCGTTCATGGTGGGGAAAGCCCGTTGTGGTGCTAGGGGCTGGCGATACGGGAAAAATGGTCGTCAGGGCTCTGAACCGCAACCCTGGTTTGGGGCTCAAGCCAATCGCGGCTTTGGACGATGATCCCGGTAAGCGTTCGGCCATCGACGACGTTCCAGTGCTTGGTGGCGTGGACTTGGCCCCGCTTCTTGCTCGGGAGCTCAAGGTGCGTCACGCCATCGTGGCCATGCCCGGTGTCGAGCGAAAGAAGCTGCTAAACATCCTCGAAGGCTATGCGGGCGTCTTCCCCCATCTGGTTCTTATTCCAGATCTTTTTGGCTTTTCAAGCCTGTGGGTTTCGGCGCAAGATTTGGGGGGCGTGCTGGGCCTGGAGATCCGACAGCGGCTTTTGCTTACTGGCCCAAGGCTTACCAAGCGCATGGTTGATCTTGTCTTAACATTGGTTGGCGGCCTTCTTGTTCTCCCCCTGATTGTACTTATCGCGATCCTGATCAAGCTCGATTCCCGGGGGCCCGTATTTTACTTTCAGGACCGCCTAGGGAAAGACGGCCGGGTTTTCAAAGCCGTGAAGTTCCGATCAATGTACGGTGATGGCGAGACTCGCTTGGCCAGGCTTCTTGAAGAAAACCCCCACCTCAAAGAGGAGTACGAGATATACCACAAGCTTCGTGATGATCCAAGAGTCACGCGCATAGGCAGGATTCTGCGCAAGCTGAGCCTGGACGAGCTGCCGCAGCTTTGGAATGTCCTGAGGGGCGAAATGAGCCTCGTGGGCCCGCGGGCCTATCTCCCCCGTGAACTGCCCAAAATGAACGGATCGGAGCGAATCATCCTCAAGGTTTTACCAGGCATCACCGGGCTCTGGCAGGTGAGTGGGCGCAGCGAAATCCCCTTTCCTCAGCGCCTGGAAATCGACGCCTACTACGTACGTAACTGGTCGGTTTGGCTGGACCTCTATATCCTTGCCAGAACCGTTTGGGTCGTTTTGTTTAGCAGGGGCGCATACTGA
- a CDS encoding O-antigen ligase family protein: MRTHVSSLLWLAGLLAPLWWLLGWIQFVWFPLIVLVLLLHFARGGKVRFSLEAKALLVFLMVQIIAVGSIQENYRYVTFAKSFWGYLTMLLLFLYASGYPNPRRLMAVVLKSLIVVVLASVLVSTVTQLIWSLDGRILRFDTPFIGFVPPWIQATALGQAVFSPSAGRVDWFMGVPYLRHTAMNLFATTYSMALAAALPLLLWVARSGKLGFGRMWQRMALAAFIGGAVALLLTTGRMSMLGLSLGAVWFGLVRWPRLRLVLTVALGTLITVVALTGPEYAGGLLYARGEGSVVTRYLIYAQTWLHFLERPVFGWGAELDVAGIGYPLGSHSQYLSILFRYGLVGMAVWVTWMMAIWARIQRVTSREARSYLGWSMIAVFVNGLTDVWDLDLFTLYVLSLVFVAVLLAARSRMDKGTLRPPGSNETVSAGTRGN; this comes from the coding sequence GTGCGAACGCACGTTTCTTCGCTGCTATGGCTGGCTGGGCTCCTTGCCCCGCTTTGGTGGTTGCTCGGATGGATTCAGTTCGTTTGGTTTCCTCTGATCGTGTTGGTGCTTCTCTTGCACTTTGCACGAGGGGGCAAGGTCCGATTTTCTCTCGAGGCAAAGGCTCTGCTAGTTTTTTTGATGGTGCAAATCATAGCGGTAGGCTCCATACAAGAAAACTATCGTTACGTCACGTTTGCAAAATCGTTCTGGGGCTACCTCACCATGCTGCTGTTGTTCCTATACGCTTCCGGCTACCCAAACCCTCGCCGCCTGATGGCCGTTGTTCTCAAGAGTTTGATCGTCGTAGTACTCGCATCGGTACTCGTTTCAACGGTAACCCAGCTTATTTGGTCGCTGGACGGTAGGATATTGCGGTTCGACACACCGTTCATCGGTTTCGTACCACCCTGGATACAGGCCACCGCCTTGGGGCAGGCTGTCTTTTCTCCTTCTGCAGGGCGTGTCGATTGGTTCATGGGCGTCCCCTACCTGCGCCACACCGCCATGAACCTATTTGCTACGACTTATTCGATGGCGCTAGCCGCAGCCCTGCCGCTATTACTCTGGGTAGCCCGTTCGGGCAAACTTGGTTTCGGCAGGATGTGGCAAAGAATGGCTTTAGCGGCTTTTATTGGCGGTGCGGTAGCGCTTTTGCTCACGACGGGCCGCATGTCCATGCTGGGATTGTCGTTAGGTGCCGTATGGTTCGGTCTCGTACGTTGGCCAAGGTTACGCCTGGTGCTTACCGTGGCGCTCGGAACCCTCATAACCGTAGTGGCCCTGACCGGTCCGGAGTACGCAGGCGGCTTGTTGTACGCACGGGGCGAGGGGTCGGTCGTTACCCGCTATCTGATCTATGCGCAAACGTGGCTCCACTTTCTCGAGAGACCTGTTTTCGGATGGGGCGCCGAGCTGGACGTTGCGGGCATTGGCTACCCGCTTGGATCCCACAGCCAGTACCTTTCCATATTGTTTCGCTACGGCCTCGTGGGAATGGCGGTATGGGTGACGTGGATGATGGCAATTTGGGCTCGGATCCAGCGGGTCACGTCTCGGGAGGCGCGTTCATACCTGGGCTGGTCAATGATCGCCGTATTCGTGAACGGATTAACCGATGTATGGGATCTGGATCTCTTTACGCTCTACGTGCTGTCGCTCGTTTTCGTCGCGGTCCTACTGGCCGCTCGGTCTAGAATGGACAAAGGCACGTTACGTCCGCCGGGGTCAAATGAAACGGTTAGCGCAGGAACTCGAGGGAATTAA
- a CDS encoding WecB/TagA/CpsF family glycosyltransferase: MDAITQDELFDYVSEVIRRSEKAIVANHNLHSIYLYHKRPRMREFYARAGLVHIDGMPIVYWGRLRGLPLKLEHRLAYIDFVPPLLSLAATKGWRVYYLGGKPGVAERAADGFRGRFPDLIIRTHDGYFDNDSDVIADIRAFGPDLLFVGMGMPRQEEWIVDNLGRLQAHVIMNCGAAFDYFAGEKPTPPRWLSGMGLEWAFRLLTEPRRLARRYLVEPWLMLPIFLRDLRSRRRGG; encoded by the coding sequence GTGGATGCCATCACCCAGGACGAACTCTTTGATTACGTCTCCGAAGTCATCCGGCGGTCGGAAAAAGCCATCGTAGCCAACCACAATCTGCACAGCATCTACCTTTATCACAAGCGTCCCCGTATGCGCGAGTTCTATGCCCGTGCTGGACTGGTCCATATCGACGGCATGCCGATCGTGTACTGGGGGCGACTGCGCGGTTTACCCTTGAAGCTAGAACACCGTCTCGCGTACATCGATTTCGTGCCCCCGCTCCTGTCGCTTGCGGCAACAAAAGGTTGGCGGGTTTACTACTTAGGTGGAAAGCCCGGTGTGGCGGAGCGTGCAGCTGACGGGTTCAGAGGGCGCTTTCCGGATTTGATCATTCGAACCCATGACGGTTACTTCGACAACGACTCCGATGTGATCGCAGATATTCGAGCGTTCGGGCCCGACCTGCTGTTCGTAGGTATGGGCATGCCTCGCCAAGAGGAATGGATCGTTGACAACCTCGGTAGACTCCAGGCGCACGTGATCATGAATTGTGGAGCAGCATTCGACTACTTTGCCGGTGAAAAACCCACCCCGCCCCGATGGCTATCGGGCATGGGGCTTGAATGGGCCTTCAGGCTGTTGACCGAGCCAAGGCGTCTTGCGCGAAGGTATCTAGTCGAGCCGTGGCTGATGCTTCCTATTTTCCTTCGTGATCTGCGTTCGCGTAGGCGGGGAGGCTGA
- the pseI gene encoding pseudaminic acid synthase has protein sequence MSKLDLEIVAQRTYVIAELSANHNRDFDAAIELVHAARDAGADAVKVQTYTPDTITLKSDRGPFRIAGGTLWDGKVLWDLYKEAYMPWEWQPRLKEEAERLGLHFFSTPFDFTAVDFLEELEVPAYKIASFELIDLPLIRRVARTGKPLILSTGMATVSEIEEAVSAAREAGAEQIALLRTNSAYPAPPDEMDLRTIPHMAEMFGVPVGLSDHTLGIAVPVAAVAMGAALIEKHLTLSRSVPGPDSAFSLEPQEFKELVQAVRIAERALGGVRYGPTPKERASRVFRRSLFVVKDVRAGEPLTPENVRSIRPAHGLHPRHYEEILGRRAKVDIEAGTPLGWDLIE, from the coding sequence GTGAGTAAGCTTGACTTGGAGATAGTTGCACAGCGCACCTATGTTATTGCTGAACTTTCAGCAAACCACAACCGCGATTTCGACGCCGCAATCGAGCTCGTGCACGCCGCCAGAGATGCGGGGGCCGACGCCGTCAAGGTTCAGACCTACACGCCCGACACCATCACGCTCAAATCCGACCGCGGCCCGTTCCGGATCGCTGGGGGGACCTTGTGGGACGGCAAGGTGTTGTGGGATTTGTATAAAGAAGCTTACATGCCCTGGGAGTGGCAACCAAGGCTCAAGGAAGAGGCAGAGCGTTTGGGTTTGCACTTTTTCTCGACCCCATTCGATTTCACCGCGGTGGACTTTCTAGAGGAGTTGGAAGTTCCTGCCTACAAGATCGCCTCGTTCGAGCTCATCGATCTGCCGCTCATCCGCAGGGTTGCCCGTACCGGCAAGCCGCTCATTCTTTCCACGGGGATGGCCACGGTCTCGGAGATCGAAGAAGCGGTTTCTGCGGCCCGCGAGGCCGGGGCGGAACAGATCGCACTTCTGCGCACCAACAGCGCCTATCCGGCACCGCCTGACGAGATGGACCTGCGCACCATTCCGCATATGGCCGAGATGTTCGGTGTCCCTGTGGGCCTGTCGGACCACACCCTGGGCATCGCGGTTCCTGTGGCCGCCGTGGCCATGGGCGCCGCACTGATCGAAAAGCACCTTACCCTGTCGCGCTCCGTGCCCGGCCCGGACAGCGCGTTCTCGCTCGAGCCCCAAGAATTCAAGGAATTGGTCCAGGCCGTACGTATTGCGGAAAGGGCCCTGGGGGGTGTTCGCTACGGACCCACCCCAAAAGAACGGGCCAGCCGGGTGTTCCGTCGCTCGTTGTTCGTCGTGAAAGATGTACGGGCGGGTGAGCCGCTAACCCCCGAAAACGTTCGTAGTATTCGACCTGCTCATGGCCTGCACCCCCGCCACTACGAGGAGATCCTGGGCCGAAGGGCCAAGGTGGACATTGAAGCCGGAACCCCGCTCGGGTGGGACTTGATCGAGTGA
- a CDS encoding MaoC family dehydratase, which produces MLKIGDVASRTAVATEEVVATFARISGDLNPVHLDESYAKDTIFGSRIAHGLWTASLISAVIGMELPGPGSIYLSQNMKFLSPVYIGDSVTAIVRVTAIRDDKPIVTLETLCVNQDKKHVLEGEAVVLFPELRR; this is translated from the coding sequence ATGCTAAAGATTGGGGACGTTGCTTCTCGCACAGCTGTCGCTACTGAGGAAGTAGTGGCGACATTTGCCAGAATATCAGGAGATCTAAACCCTGTTCACTTAGACGAGTCCTATGCAAAGGATACCATATTCGGCTCGAGGATAGCGCACGGTTTATGGACGGCTTCACTAATTTCCGCGGTTATTGGTATGGAACTACCAGGACCGGGCAGTATCTACCTCAGTCAAAACATGAAGTTCTTGTCCCCTGTGTACATTGGAGATAGTGTTACTGCTATCGTTAGAGTGACTGCAATAAGAGATGACAAGCCAATCGTTACTCTTGAGACGCTATGTGTAAACCAAGATAAAAAGCACGTTCTTGAGGGTGAGGCTGTTGTCTTATTTCCCGAGTTGCGCCGATAG
- the pseH gene encoding UDP-4-amino-4,6-dideoxy-N-acetyl-beta-L-altrosamine N-acetyltransferase yields the protein MTVRLRPVQQQDSELLRAWRNQPEVSKYMYSDHYISKQEHDAWFQRAISDPSRRMWIILFSEVPVGLASMYGISEAHRHAEWAFYLADPGVRGKGVGGFVEYYILKHAFEELNLHKLSCEVLSTNQPVINMHIKYGFKIEGVFREHIRKGDNYIDVVRLAILEQEWREIEREIQEKLRKRGML from the coding sequence ATGACGGTTCGCTTAAGGCCGGTACAACAACAAGATAGCGAGTTGCTTAGGGCGTGGCGAAACCAACCAGAGGTTTCAAAATATATGTATTCTGACCACTATATTTCCAAGCAAGAGCACGATGCTTGGTTTCAGCGGGCAATAAGTGACCCATCTAGGCGAATGTGGATAATCCTGTTTTCTGAGGTACCAGTTGGCCTCGCAAGCATGTATGGAATTTCTGAGGCTCACCGCCATGCAGAATGGGCATTTTATTTAGCTGATCCAGGTGTAAGAGGGAAAGGTGTTGGGGGATTCGTCGAGTACTACATTCTGAAGCACGCTTTCGAGGAGCTTAATTTACATAAACTGAGCTGCGAAGTTTTGTCTACCAACCAGCCGGTTATTAACATGCACATAAAATATGGGTTCAAGATTGAAGGCGTATTTCGTGAGCACATACGCAAAGGCGATAATTATATCGATGTAGTGAGGCTCGCGATATTGGAGCAAGAGTGGCGAGAAATAGAACGCGAAATCCAAGAAAAGTTGCGGAAGCGGGGTATGCTGTAA